The Arachis hypogaea cultivar Tifrunner chromosome 19, arahy.Tifrunner.gnm2.J5K5, whole genome shotgun sequence genome has a window encoding:
- the LOC112776825 gene encoding putative F-box/FBD/LRR-repeat protein At1g66290 isoform X4, producing the protein MDEKMDHISGLPETLLHDILSRLPKKDAIKTSVLSKTWRETLYTFPILSICDRGSIRKFSKRKEDQPIKAFLDHGKQRLVRFSDQGLAIKEFKLKLSLTCYDLQLIYPDVDQWLKLASECDVQTLKLCLPTLKEDDPCLCYILHPGVIEARSLNKLVLKGRIRFDKEFLNPSVKFSSLCVLSLSYVLFDDEGAIEHVISHCPLIEQITLKWCYVYNPSRTKFSFMKSLGIHGLQKLKGVDIQGVEEVYIDAPNIEKIYYGAVSDEPSKISFDSCRNLRALTLMNMKIEFIITNEWFLHLFSKFPFLESLELIECFMFDIINISSGQLKALVLSNCSTMVKLEIDTPNLSSFRYYFAGDDLPSISFRQCSSQLQVNVHLHMFPPFLYQLGKFVKQFKPQKFLTWLSLSIRPDDDHYHDWEEEDDPYSFPATFPVPIIKHLVIRSVRGIQSNKYGLLVNRLFHSWYPETISLSLNPSHCSKAFIEFLYLMPMKTKKRSLYLMPMEMKEKGKSCSYCHHKSKCWLHGFKDVKVTSSVKNDVNVVDFAHLKSILDRLSSSDNRNISFRLK; encoded by the exons TTGTCTAAGACATGGAGAGAAACATTGTATACCTTTCCCATTTTGTCTATTTGTGACCGAGGATCTATTAGGAAGTTTTCCAAGCGGAAGGAAGATCAACCAATTAAGGCATTCCTTGATCATGGCAAGCAAAGATTGGTGAGGTTCAGTGACCAAGGCTTAGCAATCAAAGAATTCAAGCTCAAGCTTAGTTTAACCTGCTATGACCTTCAGCTTATATACCCTGATGTTGATCAGTGGCTTAAGTTAGCTAGTGAATGTGATGTCCAGACCCTAAAGCTTTGCCTGCCTACTTTAAAAGAGGATGATCCGTGCCTATGTTATATCTTGCATCCAGGTGTCATTGAAGCAAGATCACTTAATAAGTTAGTGCTTAAGGGGAGAATCAGATTTGACAAAGAATTCCTGAATCCTTCAGTCAAGTTTTCCTCACTCTGTGTATTATCCTTGAGCTATGTCCTTTTTGATGACGAAGGTGCTATCGAGCATGTTATTTCTCATTGTCCTTTAATTGAGCAGATAACCTTGAAGTGGTGTTACGTATACAATCCTTCAAGAACAAAATTTTCCTTTATGAAATCCTTAGGCATACATGGTCTGCAAAAGCTCAAGGGAGTTGATATTCAAGGCGTAGAAGAAGTTTATATTGATGCTCCAAATATTGAGAAAATATATTATGGTGCTGTCAGTGATGAGCCCTCTAAGATAAGTTTTGATAGTTGCAGAAATTTGAGAGCTTTGACCTTGATGAATATGAAGATTGAATTTATTATTACAAACGAGTGGTTTCTTCATCTGTTTTCTAAATTTCCTTTCCTTGAGAGTTTGGAATTGATTGAATGTTTCATGTTTGATATCATTAATATTTCAAGTGGTCAACTCAAGGCTTTGGTGTTGTCTAATTGTTCTACCATGGTGAAGCTAGAAATTGACACTCCAAATCTGTCATCATTTCGGTACTATTTTGCTGGTGACGACTTACCTTCCATATCTTTTCGACAATGTTCTAGTCAACTGCAAGTAAATGTTCATCTCCACATGTTTCCTCCATTTCTTTACCAGTTGGGGAAATTTGTCAAACAATTTAAACCACAAAAATTCTTGACATGGCTCTCGCTCTCTATACGTCCTGATGATGATCATTATCAT GATTGGGAAGAGGAAGATGACCCATATTCATTCCCAGCTACATTCCCTGTGCCAATCATCAAACACTTGGTCATACGGTCTGTTCGGGGAATTCAATCTAATAAGTATGGGCTTCTTGTGAATCGCTTGTTCCATAGTTGGTACCCAGAAACAATTTCATTGAGCTTGAACCCTTCTCATTGCAGTAAAGCATTCATCGAG tttttATACTTGATGCCAATGAAAACGAAAAAACGGTCTTTATACTTGATGCCAATGGAAATGAAGGAAAAGGGTAAGTCTTGCTCCTACTGTCATCACAAGTCTAAGTGTTGGTTGCATGGCTTCAAGGATGTCAAGGTCACAAGCTCAGTCAAAAATGATGTGAATGTTGTTGATTTTGCTCATCTCAAATCTATTTTAGATAGATTGTCAAGTTCAGATAATAGAAATATTAGTTTTAGATTAAAATAG
- the LOC112776825 gene encoding putative F-box/FBD/LRR-repeat protein At1g66290 isoform X3, producing the protein MDEKMDHISGLPETLLHDILSRLPKKDAIKTSVLSKTWRETLYTFPILSICDRGSIRKFSKRKEDQPIKAFLDHGKQRLVRFSDQGLAIKEFKLKLSLTCYDLQLIYPDVDQWLKLASECDVQTLKLCLPTLKEDDPCLCYILHPGVIEARSLNKLVLKGRIRFDKEFLNPSVKFSSLCVLSLSYVLFDDEGAIEHVISHCPLIEQITLKWCYVYNPSRTKFSFMKSLGIHGLQKLKGVDIQGVEEVYIDAPNIEKIYYGAVSDEPSKISFDSCRNLRALTLMNMKIEFIITNEWFLHLFSKFPFLESLELIECFMFDIINISSGQLKALVLSNCSTMVKLEIDTPNLSSFRYYFAGDDLPSISFRQCSSQLQVNVHLHMFPPFLYQLGKFVKQFKPQKFLTWLSLSIRPDDDHYHDWEEEDDPYSFPATFPVPIIKHLVIRSVRGIQSNKYGLLVNRLFHSWYPETISLSLNPSHCSKAFIEVQHYLQNFYVISPPLHLAILVIFVFAFHQFKMLSVVLLTLICSLSKKKKKKKKKKKKKKTVFILDANENEKTVFILDANGNEGKG; encoded by the exons TTGTCTAAGACATGGAGAGAAACATTGTATACCTTTCCCATTTTGTCTATTTGTGACCGAGGATCTATTAGGAAGTTTTCCAAGCGGAAGGAAGATCAACCAATTAAGGCATTCCTTGATCATGGCAAGCAAAGATTGGTGAGGTTCAGTGACCAAGGCTTAGCAATCAAAGAATTCAAGCTCAAGCTTAGTTTAACCTGCTATGACCTTCAGCTTATATACCCTGATGTTGATCAGTGGCTTAAGTTAGCTAGTGAATGTGATGTCCAGACCCTAAAGCTTTGCCTGCCTACTTTAAAAGAGGATGATCCGTGCCTATGTTATATCTTGCATCCAGGTGTCATTGAAGCAAGATCACTTAATAAGTTAGTGCTTAAGGGGAGAATCAGATTTGACAAAGAATTCCTGAATCCTTCAGTCAAGTTTTCCTCACTCTGTGTATTATCCTTGAGCTATGTCCTTTTTGATGACGAAGGTGCTATCGAGCATGTTATTTCTCATTGTCCTTTAATTGAGCAGATAACCTTGAAGTGGTGTTACGTATACAATCCTTCAAGAACAAAATTTTCCTTTATGAAATCCTTAGGCATACATGGTCTGCAAAAGCTCAAGGGAGTTGATATTCAAGGCGTAGAAGAAGTTTATATTGATGCTCCAAATATTGAGAAAATATATTATGGTGCTGTCAGTGATGAGCCCTCTAAGATAAGTTTTGATAGTTGCAGAAATTTGAGAGCTTTGACCTTGATGAATATGAAGATTGAATTTATTATTACAAACGAGTGGTTTCTTCATCTGTTTTCTAAATTTCCTTTCCTTGAGAGTTTGGAATTGATTGAATGTTTCATGTTTGATATCATTAATATTTCAAGTGGTCAACTCAAGGCTTTGGTGTTGTCTAATTGTTCTACCATGGTGAAGCTAGAAATTGACACTCCAAATCTGTCATCATTTCGGTACTATTTTGCTGGTGACGACTTACCTTCCATATCTTTTCGACAATGTTCTAGTCAACTGCAAGTAAATGTTCATCTCCACATGTTTCCTCCATTTCTTTACCAGTTGGGGAAATTTGTCAAACAATTTAAACCACAAAAATTCTTGACATGGCTCTCGCTCTCTATACGTCCTGATGATGATCATTATCAT GATTGGGAAGAGGAAGATGACCCATATTCATTCCCAGCTACATTCCCTGTGCCAATCATCAAACACTTGGTCATACGGTCTGTTCGGGGAATTCAATCTAATAAGTATGGGCTTCTTGTGAATCGCTTGTTCCATAGTTGGTACCCAGAAACAATTTCATTGAGCTTGAACCCTTCTCATTGCAGTAAAGCATTCATCGAGGTACAACATTATCTCCAAAATTTCTACGTTATTTCCCCCCCTTTACATCTTGCCATCTTGGTGATATTCGTTTTTGCTTTTCATCAGTTCAAAATGTTATCTGTGGTGCTTCTAACTCTCATTTGttctttgtcaaaaaaaaaaaaaaaaaaaaaaaaaaaaaaaaaaaaaaaaaaaacagtttttATACTTGATGCCAATGAAAACGAAAAAACGGTCTTTATACTTGATGCCAATGGAAATGAAGGAAAAGGGTAA
- the LOC112776825 gene encoding putative F-box/FBD/LRR-repeat protein At1g66290 isoform X2, with product MKKRKGSPGEGKCMEKKEKNEDTIMDEKMDHISGLPETLLHDILSRLPKKDAIKTSVLSKTWRETLYTFPILSICDRGSIRKFSKRKEDQPIKAFLDHGKQRLVRFSDQGLAIKEFKLKLSLTCYDLQLIYPDVDQWLKLASECDVQTLKLCLPTLKEDDPCLCYILHPGVIEARSLNKLVLKGRIRFDKEFLNPSVKFSSLCVLSLSYVLFDDEGAIEHVISHCPLIEQITLKWCYVYNPSRTKFSFMKSLGIHGLQKLKGVDIQGVEEVYIDAPNIEKIYYGAVSDEPSKISFDSCRNLRALTLMNMKIEFIITNEWFLHLFSKFPFLESLELIECFMFDIINISSGQLKALVLSNCSTMVKLEIDTPNLSSFRYYFAGDDLPSISFRQCSSQLQVNVHLHMFPPFLYQLGKFVKQFKPQKFLTWLSLSIRPDDDHYHDWEEEDDPYSFPATFPVPIIKHLVIRSVRGIQSNKYGLLVNRLFHSWYPETISLSLNPSHCSKAFIEFLYLMPMKTKKRSLYLMPMEMKEKGKSCSYCHHKSKCWLHGFKDVKVTSSVKNDVNVVDFAHLKSILDRLSSSDNRNISFRLK from the exons TTGTCTAAGACATGGAGAGAAACATTGTATACCTTTCCCATTTTGTCTATTTGTGACCGAGGATCTATTAGGAAGTTTTCCAAGCGGAAGGAAGATCAACCAATTAAGGCATTCCTTGATCATGGCAAGCAAAGATTGGTGAGGTTCAGTGACCAAGGCTTAGCAATCAAAGAATTCAAGCTCAAGCTTAGTTTAACCTGCTATGACCTTCAGCTTATATACCCTGATGTTGATCAGTGGCTTAAGTTAGCTAGTGAATGTGATGTCCAGACCCTAAAGCTTTGCCTGCCTACTTTAAAAGAGGATGATCCGTGCCTATGTTATATCTTGCATCCAGGTGTCATTGAAGCAAGATCACTTAATAAGTTAGTGCTTAAGGGGAGAATCAGATTTGACAAAGAATTCCTGAATCCTTCAGTCAAGTTTTCCTCACTCTGTGTATTATCCTTGAGCTATGTCCTTTTTGATGACGAAGGTGCTATCGAGCATGTTATTTCTCATTGTCCTTTAATTGAGCAGATAACCTTGAAGTGGTGTTACGTATACAATCCTTCAAGAACAAAATTTTCCTTTATGAAATCCTTAGGCATACATGGTCTGCAAAAGCTCAAGGGAGTTGATATTCAAGGCGTAGAAGAAGTTTATATTGATGCTCCAAATATTGAGAAAATATATTATGGTGCTGTCAGTGATGAGCCCTCTAAGATAAGTTTTGATAGTTGCAGAAATTTGAGAGCTTTGACCTTGATGAATATGAAGATTGAATTTATTATTACAAACGAGTGGTTTCTTCATCTGTTTTCTAAATTTCCTTTCCTTGAGAGTTTGGAATTGATTGAATGTTTCATGTTTGATATCATTAATATTTCAAGTGGTCAACTCAAGGCTTTGGTGTTGTCTAATTGTTCTACCATGGTGAAGCTAGAAATTGACACTCCAAATCTGTCATCATTTCGGTACTATTTTGCTGGTGACGACTTACCTTCCATATCTTTTCGACAATGTTCTAGTCAACTGCAAGTAAATGTTCATCTCCACATGTTTCCTCCATTTCTTTACCAGTTGGGGAAATTTGTCAAACAATTTAAACCACAAAAATTCTTGACATGGCTCTCGCTCTCTATACGTCCTGATGATGATCATTATCAT GATTGGGAAGAGGAAGATGACCCATATTCATTCCCAGCTACATTCCCTGTGCCAATCATCAAACACTTGGTCATACGGTCTGTTCGGGGAATTCAATCTAATAAGTATGGGCTTCTTGTGAATCGCTTGTTCCATAGTTGGTACCCAGAAACAATTTCATTGAGCTTGAACCCTTCTCATTGCAGTAAAGCATTCATCGAG tttttATACTTGATGCCAATGAAAACGAAAAAACGGTCTTTATACTTGATGCCAATGGAAATGAAGGAAAAGGGTAAGTCTTGCTCCTACTGTCATCACAAGTCTAAGTGTTGGTTGCATGGCTTCAAGGATGTCAAGGTCACAAGCTCAGTCAAAAATGATGTGAATGTTGTTGATTTTGCTCATCTCAAATCTATTTTAGATAGATTGTCAAGTTCAGATAATAGAAATATTAGTTTTAGATTAAAATAG
- the LOC112776825 gene encoding putative F-box/FBD/LRR-repeat protein At1g66290 isoform X1 — protein MKKRKGSPGEGKCMEKKEKNEDTIMDEKMDHISGLPETLLHDILSRLPKKDAIKTSVLSKTWRETLYTFPILSICDRGSIRKFSKRKEDQPIKAFLDHGKQRLVRFSDQGLAIKEFKLKLSLTCYDLQLIYPDVDQWLKLASECDVQTLKLCLPTLKEDDPCLCYILHPGVIEARSLNKLVLKGRIRFDKEFLNPSVKFSSLCVLSLSYVLFDDEGAIEHVISHCPLIEQITLKWCYVYNPSRTKFSFMKSLGIHGLQKLKGVDIQGVEEVYIDAPNIEKIYYGAVSDEPSKISFDSCRNLRALTLMNMKIEFIITNEWFLHLFSKFPFLESLELIECFMFDIINISSGQLKALVLSNCSTMVKLEIDTPNLSSFRYYFAGDDLPSISFRQCSSQLQVNVHLHMFPPFLYQLGKFVKQFKPQKFLTWLSLSIRPDDDHYHDWEEEDDPYSFPATFPVPIIKHLVIRSVRGIQSNKYGLLVNRLFHSWYPETISLSLNPSHCSKAFIEVQHYLQNFYVISPPLHLAILVIFVFAFHQFKMLSVVLLTLICSLSKKKKKKKKKKKKKKTVFILDANENEKTVFILDANGNEGKG, from the exons TTGTCTAAGACATGGAGAGAAACATTGTATACCTTTCCCATTTTGTCTATTTGTGACCGAGGATCTATTAGGAAGTTTTCCAAGCGGAAGGAAGATCAACCAATTAAGGCATTCCTTGATCATGGCAAGCAAAGATTGGTGAGGTTCAGTGACCAAGGCTTAGCAATCAAAGAATTCAAGCTCAAGCTTAGTTTAACCTGCTATGACCTTCAGCTTATATACCCTGATGTTGATCAGTGGCTTAAGTTAGCTAGTGAATGTGATGTCCAGACCCTAAAGCTTTGCCTGCCTACTTTAAAAGAGGATGATCCGTGCCTATGTTATATCTTGCATCCAGGTGTCATTGAAGCAAGATCACTTAATAAGTTAGTGCTTAAGGGGAGAATCAGATTTGACAAAGAATTCCTGAATCCTTCAGTCAAGTTTTCCTCACTCTGTGTATTATCCTTGAGCTATGTCCTTTTTGATGACGAAGGTGCTATCGAGCATGTTATTTCTCATTGTCCTTTAATTGAGCAGATAACCTTGAAGTGGTGTTACGTATACAATCCTTCAAGAACAAAATTTTCCTTTATGAAATCCTTAGGCATACATGGTCTGCAAAAGCTCAAGGGAGTTGATATTCAAGGCGTAGAAGAAGTTTATATTGATGCTCCAAATATTGAGAAAATATATTATGGTGCTGTCAGTGATGAGCCCTCTAAGATAAGTTTTGATAGTTGCAGAAATTTGAGAGCTTTGACCTTGATGAATATGAAGATTGAATTTATTATTACAAACGAGTGGTTTCTTCATCTGTTTTCTAAATTTCCTTTCCTTGAGAGTTTGGAATTGATTGAATGTTTCATGTTTGATATCATTAATATTTCAAGTGGTCAACTCAAGGCTTTGGTGTTGTCTAATTGTTCTACCATGGTGAAGCTAGAAATTGACACTCCAAATCTGTCATCATTTCGGTACTATTTTGCTGGTGACGACTTACCTTCCATATCTTTTCGACAATGTTCTAGTCAACTGCAAGTAAATGTTCATCTCCACATGTTTCCTCCATTTCTTTACCAGTTGGGGAAATTTGTCAAACAATTTAAACCACAAAAATTCTTGACATGGCTCTCGCTCTCTATACGTCCTGATGATGATCATTATCAT GATTGGGAAGAGGAAGATGACCCATATTCATTCCCAGCTACATTCCCTGTGCCAATCATCAAACACTTGGTCATACGGTCTGTTCGGGGAATTCAATCTAATAAGTATGGGCTTCTTGTGAATCGCTTGTTCCATAGTTGGTACCCAGAAACAATTTCATTGAGCTTGAACCCTTCTCATTGCAGTAAAGCATTCATCGAGGTACAACATTATCTCCAAAATTTCTACGTTATTTCCCCCCCTTTACATCTTGCCATCTTGGTGATATTCGTTTTTGCTTTTCATCAGTTCAAAATGTTATCTGTGGTGCTTCTAACTCTCATTTGttctttgtcaaaaaaaaaaaaaaaaaaaaaaaaaaaaaaaaaaaaaaaaaaaacagtttttATACTTGATGCCAATGAAAACGAAAAAACGGTCTTTATACTTGATGCCAATGGAAATGAAGGAAAAGGGTAA